A region from the Arachis ipaensis cultivar K30076 chromosome B01, Araip1.1, whole genome shotgun sequence genome encodes:
- the LOC107627194 gene encoding LOW QUALITY PROTEIN: probable LRR receptor-like serine/threonine-protein kinase At4g37250 (The sequence of the model RefSeq protein was modified relative to this genomic sequence to represent the inferred CDS: inserted 2 bases in 1 codon): MALCPHGNKYPQHLTVHSLSVLTWRRNVAKSSSSSSSSLCKKTMSNHRHKTLPLSLTSRWLKNVLAFLLLVTVNQCYALTRDGVLLLSFKYAVLNDPLSVLATWNYSDATPCSWNGVTCSTVSGNGFQNRVTALSLPNXXXXXXLDLSNNSLNGSIPASLFQASELRSLNLSNNLINGVLPGSVVQLRNLRFLNLSDNYLAGKIPDNLSNMQNLTVCSLKSNYFTGFLPSGXPGFGGDQVHYLNISYNRFTGSIPVQFAEKIPRNATVDLSFNNLTGEIPDSPVLLSQKTTSFSGNPDLCGEPTKNPCPIPSSPSSEPRASSPTSPPAIAAIPKTFGDSHPLAPAGDGSSSSNEKQSGGLRRGTIIGIAVGDVVGIGILAMIFIYVYRLKKKREVESAIKDEASFARSETSSSSESRGFTRWSCLRKRVEEEKESDSTCSSDSDVEAARDGYNYNQHQNGRQENSKQHEGSGQQNKTGTLVTVDGDKELEVETLLKASAYILGATGSSIMYKAVLQDGTSLAVRRIGENGVERFKDFENQVRVIAKLVHPNLVRIRGFYWGHEEKLIIYDFVPNGSLANVRYRKVGSSPSHLPWELRLKIAKGVARGLAYLHEKKHVHANLKPSNILLGSDMEPKIGDFGLERIVTGDTSYKAGGSARIFGSKRSTASRDSFQDITLGPSPSPSPSSISGVSPYHAPESLRNLKPNPKWDVYSFGVMFLELLSGKIVVLDDMGQGTGLLAEDKNRALRMADAAIRPEMEGKEEALLASFKLGYSCVSSVPQKRPPMKEVLQVLEKIPSSSTSSSSFFYSH, encoded by the exons ATGGCCCTCTGTCCCCATGGCAATAAATACCCGCAACATCTTACCGTCCATTCTCTCTCCGTTCTCACTTGGAGAAGAAATGTggcaaaatcatcatcatcatcttcctcTTCACTCTGTAAAAAAACCATGAGCAACCATCGCcacaaaactcttcctctttctctcacTTCACGGTGGTTGAAAAACGTCCTTGCATTCCTTCTCCTCGTTACCGTTAACCAATGTTATGCCCTCACTAGAGACGGCGTCCTCTTACTCTCTTTCAAGTACGCCGTTCTAAACGACCCTCTCTCCGTTCTTGCCACCTGGAACTACAGCGACGCCACTCCATGTTCTTGGAACGGCGTTACGTGCTCCACCGTTTCCGGTAACGGTTTCCAGAACAGAGTAACGGCTTTGTCACTTCCCAA NNNNNNNNNNNNNNNTCTTGACCTCTCCAACAACTCACTCAATGGCTCCATCCCCGCTTCGCTATTCCAAGCCTCCGAGCTTCGGTCGCTGAACCTCTCTAATAACCTCATTAACGGTGTGCTTCCAGGTTCGGTGGTGCAGCTTCGGAATCTCCGGTTTCTCAACCTATCAGACAATTACTTGGCGGGAAAAATCCCTGATAATTTGTCAAACATGCAGAACCTAACCGTGTGTTCTTTGAAAAGCAATTACTTCACTGGCTTTCTCCCCAGCGGGTNNCCAGGATTTGGTGGTGACCAAGTTCATTACTTGAACATCTCATACAACAGGTTTACCGGAAGTATACCGGTTCAGTTTGCGGAGAAAATCCCGCGAAACGCAACTGTTGACTTGTCGTTTAACAATCTCACTGGCGAGATTCCGGACTCACCTGTTCTTTTGAGTcagaaaacgacgtcgttttcagGGAACCCTGATCTGTGTGGGGAACCTACGAAAAATCCGTGTCCAATTCCTTCTTCACCGTCGTCGGAGCCGAGAGCTTCCTCTCCTACTTCTCCGCCGGCGATAGCTGCGATTCCGAAGACGTTCGGTGATTCTCATCCGCTGGCGCCAGCCGGCGACGGTTCAAGTTCAAGTAACGAGAAACAGAGCGGTGGTCTAAGGAGAGGAACGATTATAGGAATCGCGGTGGGTGACGTCGTCGGCATTGGCATCTTAGCTATGATTTTCATCTACGTTTatcggttgaagaagaagagagaagtggAGAGTGCGATCAAGGACGAAGCTTCTTTTGCGAGGAGCGAAACGTCGTCGTCTTCGGAGTCGAGAGGGTTCACAAGGTGGTCCTGCTTACGGAAGAGAGTAGAGGAGGAAAAAGAATCAGATAGCACGTGCTCTTCAGACAGCGACGTGGAAGCAGCACGTGACGGATACAACTACAACCAACACCAGAATGGTCGTCAGGAGAATTCGAAGCAGCACGAAGGGTCAGGGCAGCAGAACAAGACGGGGACTTTGGTGACTGTTGATGGCGATAAGGAGCTTGAAGTTGAGACGCTTCTCAAGGCTTCAGCGTACATATTGGGCGCCACTGGTTCAAGCATAATGTACAAGGCGGTGCTTCAAGATGGAACTTCCTTGGCGGTTCGTAGAATCGGTGAGAATGGCGttgagaggttcaaggactttgAGAACCAGGTTCGGGTCATAGCTAAATTGGTTCACCCAAATTTGGTTCGTATTCGTGGGTTCTATTGGGGACACGAGGAGAAGCTCATCATTTATGACTTCGTTCCAAATGGTAGCCTCGCTAATGTTCGTTACA GGAAAGTGGGCTCCTCTCCAAGCCATTTACCATGGGAACTTCGTCTCAAGATAGCGAAAGGGGTAGCACGTGGGCTAGCTTACCTCCACGAGAAGAAGCACGTGCATGCGAATCTGAAGCCCAGCAATATTCTATTGGGCAGCGACATGGAGCCCAAGATTGGAGACTTTGGGCTCGAAAGGATTGTGACGGGTGATACTAGCTACAAAGCTGGAGGATCGGCACGTATTTTTGGGAGCAAGAGATCCACGGCATCACGTGACAGCTTTCAAGACATAACACTTGGGCCTAGCCCAAGTCCAAGCCCAAGTTCGATTAGTGGTGTATCTCCTTACCATGCTCCTGAGTCGCTCAGGAACCTTAAGCCTAATCCAAAGTGGGACGTGTACTCTTTTGGGGTCATGTTTCTTGAACTCTTATCAGGGAAGATTGTTGTCTTGGATGATATGGGCCAAGGGACTGGGCTTTTAGCTGAGGACAAGAATCGGGCTTTGCGGATGGCTGATGCGGCTATAAGACCTGAGATGGAGGGTAAGGAAGAGGCTTTGTTGGCTAGCTTCAAGTTGGGTTACAGTTGCGTGTCTAGTGTTCCGCAAAAAAGGCCACCAATGAAAGAGGTGTTACAAGTTCTTGAAAAGATACCATCGTCATcaacttcttcttcctcatttttTTACAGCCACTAA
- the LOC107648031 gene encoding uncharacterized protein LOC107648031, protein MAANMSYPYTRSLTYAEFPTKFVWKDDALKWFPQKQGFAIGRPEHVWDRCWHKLSDDILHRQRTVMNMRELTMSDDEINQLCLMDIDKILHSYGKTLKDYPPMPLTFEVDSSLLTEKGFFFVYGYGGTEKIFLWNLISAEIHLRGDIVLNIASSSIASLLLPNGRTVLKLTKNMRLSIWTTASDQDETEQFGEWLLKVCDGIICDNMDGESEICLPGDIVIPSSDQAFDELVHFSYPNILDNMSSKDFFKARTILAPTLDIVEEVNNHLMAIIPGGKKVYLSSDSICMDEGNMKSQLDLYGPELLNSINCSGLPPHKLILKVGDLVMLLRNIDQSSGLCNDTRLQVRKLGNHVIECEVLTDNNVGHIALTPRMNMVPTNETISIRFQRRQFSIIVSFAMTINKSQEQTLSHVRLYLSKLVLTHGQLNVALSRVKSKKCLKVLLMNHVGMSVNSTSMLFIEKSLKK, encoded by the exons ATGGCGGCGAACATGTCATATCCCTATACTCGAAGTCTGACTTATGCTGAGTTTCCAACTAAGTTTGTTTGGAAGGACGATGCTTTAAAGTGGTTTCCTCAAAAGCAAGGCTTCGCAATTGGAAG ACCAGAACATGTCTGGGATAGATGTTGGCATAAACTCTCAGATGATATTTTGCATCGACAAAGAACCGTGATGAACATGAGGG AGTTAACCATGTCAGATGATGAGATTAATCAGTTGTGCTTAATGGATATAGACAAGATCTTACATTCTTATGGTAAAACCTTGAAAGACTATCCTCCTATGCCTTTAACATTTGAAGTTGATAGTTCTTTGTTAACCGAAAAG GGATTTTTCTTTGTGTATGGTTATGGAGGTACTGAAAAAATATTTCTCTGGAACCTTATATCTGCTGAGATTCACTTAAGGGGTGATATTGTGTTAAACATTGCTTCAAGTAGTATTGCATCTTTACTTCTTCCCAATGGAAGAACG GTACTCAAACTAACAAAAAACATGAGACTCTCTATATGGACGACTGCTTCAGATCAAGATGAGACAGAGCAATTTGGTGAGTGGTTATTGAAAGTTTGTGATGGTATAATATGTGACAATATGGATGGTGAATCTGAGATATGTCTTCCAGGagatattgttattccttctTCGGACCAAGCATTTGATGAGTTAgttcatttttcttatccaaatattttggaTAACATGTCCTCAAAGGATTTTTTCAAAGCAAGAACTATACTGGCTCCCACGCTGGACATCGTTGAAGAGGTCAACAACCATCTGATGGCTATCATTCCTGGAGGAAAAAAAGTATATCTTAGTTCGGATTCGATTTGTATGGATGAAGGAAATATGAAGAGTCAACTAGATCTCTATGGTCCTGAATTACTGAATAGCATAAATTGCTCTGGTTTGCCTCCACATAAATTAATACTCAAGGTTGGTGATCTGGTGATGTTACTGAGGAATATTGACCAATCTAGTGGTCTTTGTAATGATACAAGGCTACAAGTTAGGAAGCTTGGAAATCATGTCATAGAATGTGAAGTCTTAACAGATAACAATGTTGGTCATATTGCTTTGACTCCAAGAATGAATATGGTACCAACAAATGAAACCATCTCAATTAGATTCCAACGAAGACAGTTTTCCATAATAGTATCGTTTGCCATGACAATTAATAAGTCTCAAGAACAAACTTTATCTCATGTTAGATTGTACTTGTCCAAACTAGTTTTAACACATGGCCAACTAAATGTGGCactttcaagagttaagagtaagaAATGTTTAAAAGTTTTACTTATGAATCACGTAGGAATGTCTGTAAATTCAACCTCAATGTTGTTTATAGAGAAGTCTTTGAAAAAATAG